From Salvia splendens isolate huo1 chromosome 3, SspV2, whole genome shotgun sequence, a single genomic window includes:
- the LOC121795526 gene encoding uncharacterized protein LOC121795526: MKGISKPLYSPSRAQKFPPPLMRFLRSNVGSRSRSRSRSRSSPIFYLRGRRSAPADIEEPSSPKVTCIGQVRIRRSKARRAVKKRRRSKSLCFGNNPLSGLLCKCGSIFGWGYSKTNKVDSNIENLNINGHYESPAENKRGFLENYSPPKNALMLTRCRSANVQKSDELAASSNSEKEEEEEKELEQTENSAENVEEMKKIGGDAQRLRRCKSEPATTGERLVVSTTQFNC, translated from the coding sequence ATGAAAGGTATATCGAAGCCATTATATAGCCCTAGCCGGGCGCAGAAGTTTCCCCCGCCGTTAATGCGGTTCCTGCGAAGTAACGTGGGCAGCCGGAGCCGGAGCAGAAGCAGGTCGCGGTCGAGCCCCATATTTTACCTCCGCGGTAGGAGAAGCGCGCCGGCAGATATCGAGGAACCGTCCTCGCCTAAAGTAACCTGCATCGGCCAAGTCCGCATCCGCCGCTCCAAGGCCAGGAGAGCCGTCAAAAAACGCCGCCGCTCGAAAAGCCTCTGCTTCGGGAACAATCCATTAAGCGGGTTGCTCTGCAAGTGCGGCTCAATTTTCGGGTGGGGTTACAGCAAAACCAATAAGGTCGATTCCAATATTGAAAACCTAAACATTAATGGACATTATGAGAGCCCCGCAGAAAATAAAAGGGGATTTCTGGAAAATTATTCCCCGCCAAAAAATGCGTTGATGTTGACCAGATGCAGATCCGCGAATGTCCAAAAATCGGATGAATTAGCGGCAAGCAGCAATagtgaaaaagaagaagaggaagaaaaagAATTAGAACAGACTGAGAATTCAGCTGaaaatgttgaagaaatgaagaaaattggcGGCGACGCGCAGCGGCTAAGGAGATGTAAATCGGAGCCGGCGACTACAGGAGAAAGACTAGTTGTTTCCACAACCCAGTTTAATTGTTAG